From the genome of Aspergillus oryzae RIB40 DNA, chromosome 4:
AGCGGATGTTGCTAGAGGACTGGCAATGTTTCATGTCTTGGACACGTCACTGGAGAAAAAGGCGGTGGAATCGTACTATGAAGCTGTTATCAATGGACTCGGGAATTACTACATGATGGACAAGTTGAAGGCACTTgggaaggaaggaggtgTCAGTATCGACAAACTAGTTGACTATGACTttgggagaaggctgagaaatGTGGTGGATAAGCTGGAATCCATAGGAGGAAAGACCGGGTGGTGTATTCATGACATTCAGTTTATGAACGTCATGGTGAAAAATAACccgaaggaaggagagagcAAAGTTACCCTGATTGACTTTGAGTTCGTGATGCAGAACTACCGAGCATTTGACATCGGTGGACACTTCATGCAAAAGTTGTTCAAATGGTTTGACGAGGAGAGCCGGATAGCAGATTGCAGGAAATAtacagaggaggaaaagagacaCTTCTGTGACGAGTATGCTAGACAGTGGAACGAAGTGACAGGTGATTCAGATACCGGGGATCAGGTGTTCCTGGAATCTGAATATGGATATTTGCTGGCCATCACTTTTGACATCCATAACATGCTTTGCTTCATGGCTGAACAAGATGACAAGGATCCCTTGAACCTGCTCGGGCTAAACAAGCTGTTCGATGAGTTTGTGGATCAGTATGCCAAacttgatttggatgattCATGATAGCGCTTGAATGAGATCGTTATTATCTTAACGAGATTATTTCTCTGTTCTGAAAAGAGAGTATAGGCTGATATCGACATGCCCAGTCGGAAAGACATGTCGATCATTATTCTAGTTCTGGCTGGCGAGCAAATGGCAGGGTTGGGATGAGATCCACCTCCCCGCCGCCTCGTATTCACATCCCATCCACCCTCTCTGTCATGTGTTCTTTGTCGCATGGTGGACGTGACATTATTTCACCTTCGCACCCTTCATACTGCCATGGCATCGTCTGCTGCCCCGTGTTTTGTCCATCATCCCGCCGAAATCATCCTGGAGGTGGCGTCGCATCTCAGCGTCTCCGACCTTAATGCCCTCATCCAGACAGCCCATCGTTTTCACGACCTCCTGTCGCAGGAGCTGTATGGCCGGGCGCCCACGCTGATTCGGAACGATGGCGACACGCCCCTGATCTGGGCGGCTGCGCAGGGCCGAGTCACCTGCGTCCAGAAGCTCGTGAGGCGAGACCCCAATCCAGCGAGACTCATCGATGGCCGGGCTGCCATTCATGAGGCCACGGCAGCAGGGCAAGAACAGACCGTCGCGGTCTTGCTGGAAGCCGGCGTGCCTGTCTCCCTGCCCGATAACGATGGCCACACGCCCCTCGAATGGGCGGTGACCCATGACGAGGAACTTGTCCTGCGCCGGCTTCTCGCGTCCGGCGCTGGGAATGTGACCAATCCATCGGAGGAGAATTGGGAGTGGGGATGCGCCTTGGAAGCGGCGGTGATGATGGGCCATGAATCATTAGCGAGGATTCTTCTCGAAGCTGGCGCCAGCATCGCCCGGGACCATCCGGCCTTCCCCATGATCCACGAGGCGATCAACTCCAGGCTACGCTTTGCCTCGTATCACGGACAATGCGAAATGATTAGCCTCCTACTAGAGTTTGATGCCGACGCGCATCTCCTTCGCCGGGGGAACCTGCTCCCGTTGCATATCGCGGCGTCACATGGACACATAGATGCAGTCCGGCTCCTGCTCCAGCACGGCGCTGATATCGCCAGCGTCGATGAGCAGGGAGATGCGGCCATCCACCACGCAGCCGCCGGGGGAAGtgtggaggtggtgaaatTCCTGCTGGATCAGGGTATCCCGGTGGACGTGCGCGGGGACGCGGAAACCACTGTCTTATTGGCTGCGGTGATCTATCGACAGGCCGAGGTTATTCAGTTGCTGCTGGAAGCCGGAGCCGATGTGAATCTGGTCGAATCGGACGGGAATAACGCCCTCCATCTAGCCGCGTACTGTGGGACGATCGAGATCGTGGAATCACTGCTCGCCCATGGTGCTGCGGTGGACGTGCTGGGACCGGATGATCGAACTGTTTTACATGTGGCCGCAGCGGGCGACAATCCGGATGTCGTCCCCTCGCTATGTCGCGCAGGCGTCGCGATCAATGCACTGGACGCGTCGGGAAACACGGCCCTTCATTTGGCGGCCCTTCACGGACGTACTGCTCTCACCCGCTTGCTTCTGGAGATGGGCGCAGACGTGTCCGTCTCGCCGGAGGATGGACGAACGGCGCTGCATTACGCTGCCTCAGTTGACCAGGCAGACCTCCTACAGCTGCTGGTGGATGCTGGCGCCGAAGTAGGCGCCCTCCATAGCGATGAAGGTCATACGGCGCTGCATTATGCCGCCGTTAATGGAAGTGCCGACGCATTTCGGGTGCTTCTACGCGCGGCCGATGCCCAGAAGTTTGATTTGCTCAGCCCATGCTGGTGCGGAGGAACCGTCTTGTCCAAGGCCGCGAGAAAGGGTCACCGAGGCATTATTGAGTcgatggtggaagaaggcgTGGATGTGACGGCGTGCTATGATGGGTCGTCCGCCCTGCACGCAGCCGCGGCGGCTGGACAGACTGAACTCGTCGAGTTCCTGTTGTCCTTAGGAGCTGATCGGTTGCAACTGGACTGGTTCGGTCGATCCTCCATAGACTGGGCCGCTCGACATCCGCCGACGCTGGAGAAACTAACAGGAGATGCCCCTCTATCCGCTCCTTCATTCGATGAAGAGAGCCGGACATCAGCCCTAAGGGAAGGCATCACCATGCTTGCCACCCGAGCCCTAACGGAGGGAAAGTCGGTTTCGTACCGGCTGGGAAAGTGCCTGCTCTACATGAATGATGTCTCCGCGGCCCGTATGGCATTTCTGTACGATGCGAAGGTCGATCCTGGCTCCCAAGATAGTGCCTGGGTCGTGTGCGATCTCTGTAAAGGGAAGCCGACAGTCACAGAAGGACGATTTGTGTGTCAAACCTGTCCCGATATCGATTTTTGTGGTCAGTGTATGGACCAGTACTACCAGGAGAGGCTTCAAATCCGGTTGTGTGATGGACATCAATTTTTAGAGGTTCAGGCCTCTAGCGAAGAGCTCCTAGCTATACAGCCAAATGAATCCAGAGAGTCGTGGCTCCGCGGCCTCATTGCAATGTACGATAGTTCTACCTAGATATTTACAAAATATCAGTAAGCTTGGTATAGTGTATTGGTTAGAGAACGTTGGTTATAGCCAAGAGAGCGTTGCTATCACAACACTATCACAATGGCTCAATTCTATGAAGTGCATTTTGTCataggaaagggaaaagtagTTTAGGCTTTAGCGTATATAGACGGAGAGTATTCTCCTACCAGGATCACGGCGTTAGTGAGACAGAAGAACGATATATCTATAGTCTGTCTTAGTATTATGGCAGTTCGAAGACAAGGCGATCAATATATTAGCTGGATAGTGGCATCTCTTCTAGATGGTCTTAGGTGAatttgaaagagagaatatcTTTTTGGGTTTAAGATGAGAGGCTCTCTGATCGATTCATACACGAGGCATATGTGTTTTGCTACCGAACTAGTCACCTCGAGGTCATCTAAGCATGTCTGtagaaaaaaggaggggggCTTTAGCAAGACCTTAAGAAAATtacaaaaaggaaaaggttgGAAATCCCTCAGTCTAAGATAGCAGGGAAGGCCTATTAATCTATAACGAAGCAGCACTAGTCAATGCCCCACAGAAAGAAGTGGATCAAGCAGATCGCCTCTGCTCCTATGCGCTCGTCATGAGGCTATATTCAAACAATCTCTAATATCTCCTATACTAACGCGAAAACGGCCTTGTCTATACCATATCAAGCAAAACGCCGAGTTATCGTAGATGAATCCGTAAGTGTCGTTTGTGAAAGATAACGTATTAATCGAATAGAAGGACCATAGAGTATGACATGATATTCCTTAGAAAAAGCACAGACGTCTCTA
Proteins encoded in this window:
- a CDS encoding ankyrin repeat domain-containing protein (predicted protein), whose translation is MDKLKALGKEGGAEVIQLLLEAGADVNLVESDGNNALHLAAYCGTIEIVESLLAHGAAVDVLGPDDRTVLHVAAAGDNPDVVPSLCRAGVAINALDASGNTALHLAALHGRTALTRLLLEMGADVSVSPEDGRTALHYAASVDQADLLQLLVDAGAEVGALHSDEGHTALHYAAVNGSADAFRVLLRAADAQKFDLLSPCCQESVAITTLSQWLNSMKCILS